GATCGCCGTCAGCCTCGGCCAGAAAATCAGTGTAGAAGCCATATACGCCCATATTCTTAAATTTCTGCATCTTCTCCACATCATTAATGGTATGGACATAAGAAGGTATTCCCAGCTTGTTCAACTTCGAGACCAGGTTCTTGTTCGCCCGGGCCTCCGACATCGTAATCGCTGCCAATCCCTTTTCTTTGGCAAACTGCAGTACTTCATCATCGGATTCATGGGTCTGATACAAGGTGAAAATCACCGATTCAAACGGATAAATCGCTTCGATCTGATCCCACATGGGATGATTATAGATCTGCGGTACAATTCTCGTCAGAATCTCCGGGTCACGCTGCTTGGCGCCATCTACGATTTTGGAGAAAATTTGGTCAATCTCCTCCGGCTTAATCTGCTTCGTATCCGTTACGAGGTACATATCGGAATAGTCAACCATTAGATCGAGAACATCATCCCAAGACAGCGGCTCATACCGGCCCATAATCTTCGCGTCCTTGAACTCCTTAGTGGAGAATATAGCTCCATAACGCTCCGGCTTTAGTCCATCCTCTTGCCCCATCAATTTGGTGAAGCTCTCCCCCCATTCATGACGGGCAATCAGATCATTATCCGCGCTCAGCAGGAAATCGGCCTCGAATACGCGTATTCCTTTCTCATAATTGGCGATAAAAGCTTCATAGCTGTTCGTATACGGCTGTCCACTGATCCCGCCCATCGCATGAGCAATCATACGGTGAGCCCTGAAACCATCATTGTACTGCGACGAGTCGTTTGACTTGTTCAAAAAGAAGATTAAGCCAATGAATATTGCGAGAAGTATAACGATTAATAATATGAAATATAGCCATTTTCTTTTCATTAATATTTTCCATCCTAATCTTGTTCTGCGGGTTTATCTGACATCTTAACTTAATGAGGATAAAAATACAATTACATCCATTTAATAAGCGTTTTTGTTTACAAATCCTTGTAGAACAGTCTTGAATATAATTTTGATATCCAGCAAAATCGACCAATTTTCTATATAGAAAATGTCATGCTCAATCCGATCCTCAATCGACGTGTCCCCGCGCAGCCCATTAGCTTGAGCGTACCCGGTAATACCGGGACGAACATGGTGCTTCACCATGTATTTCGGAACCTCTTCACGGAACTGCTCCACAAAGTAAGGTCGCTCCGGTCTTGGTCCAACGACGCTCATCTGGCCAGTTAGTACATTAAAAAACTGTGGAAGCTCATCCAGACTCGTCTTACGCAGAAATGCACCGAACTTCGTCCGTCTTGGGTCATTTTCCGTCGTCCAGCCCGTATCCGTTACCCCCTCCGGCAAATCCTTCATCGAACGGAATTTGTACATGGAGAATTTACGACGGTTCAACCCCACCCGCTCCTGCTTAAAAATAATGGGTCCCTTAGAGGTTAATTTGATGCCTATAGCGACTAGCAGCATGATCGGCGATGTAACAATGATGGCGAATGAGGAGAATACGATATCGAACATCCGCTTCACTAGACGATTTCCGGTCAGATCGAGTGGAATGTCGCGCACATTAATCATCGGCATGCCAGCAAAGTTATCAAAATAAGGCCGTGCTGGCAAGAAGTCAAAGAAGTCAGGAATGATCAGCGCTCTGACCCCAGCCTTCTCACAAATCGATATAATCTTGGCATATTTGGGATGTGCATATAGCGGCAATGCCAGAACAACTTCATCGATCATTTTTTTTCGTAAAATCTTCTCCAGTTCGTCCACCGCACCCAGGACTGGTTTGTATTGTTTAAGTTCCTCCGGCGTAAAGGTACGATGGTCATCCAGGAATCCGATCACTTCATACCCGAGCTCTGGATACTGCCTTAGATTCTCGTAAAACTTGCATCCTAATGAACCTGCCCCAATAATGAGCACAAACTGCTTGTTGAAGCCCTTTTTGCGGAAATGCTTAAGGGATTGCTTGAGAAAATAGCGGTAAAGCATAATCAGCAACAGATCAAAACTTATATAGAGGGCCAAGTAATCCCGAGAAATATCGACCTGCTTCACAAAGAACATAATACTGAGCAGGACGAACAGACTCGTCATATGGACCTGAATCAATTTGAGAACTTCGTCGGAGAAGCGTTTTTTACGCTTAGGTGTATAAAGCGATACTAGAACACCGGTCACGATCGCAATTGCACCATAGACAAGACTCCAAAAAGCGTAGATTTCAACCGGGAGTGCGCCATCAAAATCCATCCATCCGCTCTTGAACTTCAGCCACCAAGCAAGTAAGAAGGATATCTGGATGCATAAGAAATCGACCAAGCTATATAGCTGTGCTAAAAAGCGCTGATTCTTGCGGATCATGACCTCACCTCCAGTTTGGAATCGTTAGCAGACGGACGGCTACCTGTCCCCGGACTTGTATCCTTGCCCCGTCCTCGGGGGATTAATTTATTTTTCGCTAATGATAACGTGAATTTGACAGCAATCCCACAAAAGACAGCCGTGTTCGTAAACCATGAATATTGCCTCACATAATGTTTGCGATGAAAGATCCACATCGAATGGTGAAATTCATATATAATCTTGAACGGCTTGCGTCGGCTGCTCGCTCCCTTATAGTGAACAATGTATGTGACTGGATGGTACCAAATGTCCCAACCTGCTTGCTTGATCCTGTAACACCAGTCCACATCTTCTCCATACATAAAGAATGTCTCGTCCAGACCACCTACCTGCTGTAGTGTCTCACGCCGTACCAGCATGAAGGCTCCGACCAGACAATCGATGCTATAGCTCTCATTCGGATCAAGATAACCGAGTTGATACTGATTAAACCGCGGTCGATCCGGGAACAGCTTCGAGAAACCAAAGGCATAGTAAAAAGAAGCGGATGGCGTCGGAAATCCCCGCCGACATGCCTTATCTAAGGAGCCGTCCGGAAGAATCACTTTGCAGCCTGAGGCTCCGACCTTCGGATTCTCATCCATGAAGGCCATCATCGTCTGCAGCGTATCCGGCTGCACAATCGTATCGGAATTCAGCAATAATATGTAACGGCCAGCGGCAGCTTCCATCGCCTGATTGTTAGCCTTAGCAAAGCCCGTATTCTCTTCGTTCGCAATCATCCGCACCTGCGGATACTGCTCCATAATCTTCTCTACCGAGTCATCCGCCGAGGCATTATCTACCACAATCACCTCATACGAATAACCCGTCTCAGAATCATACACCGACTGCAGACAATCCAACGTTAGCCGGCAGGTATTAAAATTCACGATCAACACACTCAAATCCATGAACTACGCGCTCCTGACAAATATAGTAATCTATCGACATTATAGCACATTGTCATAGAGTAGCGACTCCCCTTATCAAGTTGACTGATTAACAGTTTTTCAATTAAGGTAGGTCTGGTCTAGCCGAAGCAACAGGAGAGGATCAGTTTGAAAAAAGCAAAATTAGAAGAGATTGAGATTTTAAGAGGCATTGCGTTTTTAGCAGTTGTTTTCCAGCATATTATTGCAGGTATATTTTATCAACCGGGTCTCAGCCCTCTGACATTAAACGTTGCTACAACTTTTCTCGGTTTGATCCGATTTGCAGTTCCATTATTCGTGTTCATTACCGGAGTTGTGCTGTTCTATAATTATGATGCTAAAGTAAACTACAAGGATTTCCTGTTTAAAAGATTCAAACATGTCACTGTCCCTTATTTGGTCTGGACTGTTTTTTACTACGCCTGGGTTGGCTTTTTAAGCGGGATGGAAGCAACAAGCACACAAAATCAATTGCTTGATATCATCCAGCTTGCCTTTACTGGAAAAGCTGCCTACCATTTGTGGTTCATGGTCATGATTATTCCGTTTTACCTGCTGTTTCCGTTCTTTAAGCTCCTGATTTCAAAAAATAGAAAATGGATGATTAACCTAGTGGTAGTTACAACCATATTTGTGATTAACCTATTCCTTGTGTACGCTCTTTCTAAAGGTATGATAACGAATAATAACCCTAATCTTGGATTCATTTTTAATTATTTGGACCGCAATTTTCTGTTCTGGGTATTTTATTTCATACTAGGTGGATTTGTAGGCTTATACTATGACCATTGGAAGATCTTCGTACGAAAAACCTGGGTAAGGGTGTTAAGCTTATTGCTATTGGGAATTTGCATGTATGATATCTGCTCAAAAATTGTTAGGATCAATAACGGAGTAACCGATAATCCTTATCTGTTTAGCGCGAACGTAACAGCACCGCTGAAGCCGCTCATGATGATCACGATCCTGCTATTACTCTTGCTAGTATTCGTATTAGCGGAAAAAATCGCAGCAAACCGGAGTTACTCCGCCAATTTGTTAAGATCCTTCGGAAAATATTCTTTTGGTGCCTATCTCATCCACGTCTTTGTTTTGAAGATAGTAAACAATCTGGTCATCAGTTATTTGAGCGTATTAGGAGTCTTCATGCAGACAGTCATATCCCTCGTATTGTGTTCGCTATTAAGCTTGATTTTGTGTATAGCGATCAGCAGAACGAAGAGCTCGGTGGGCGAGGTGCTGGTGGGGAGGTAAGAACATTTTAACCTCACCTGTTCCTAAGTAATGTCTAGGGAAATAAATAAGAGATCGGTTAGTATCGATCTCTTTAAAAAATACCACTATAAAAATGCTGAGGCTATAGGATAACTAGTATCCCTTCTTATCAAAGAGCTTCCGACGGAACTCCCTCCGTTTTTCACGTAAACCAGGCAATTGCCTCCAAAATCCGATCCAAGCACCAAGCACTTTCGGTTCTCTCAGTAACATGTATCCGTGAACCGCCACTTCATATGCTAACAACTGCGGCAGGTTTCTCAGCCAGCGGTATCCTGACAAGTTTTTATACATCATTTTGTATCGATTTATAAATGAATGCCTGCGTATGAAGAGAGATTTTGACCCTCTTCCTCCCTTTTTCCAACCACGTTTATGGACTCCAACCGCCTCAGCACAATAATAAGCCTTCCAGCCAAGTTGTCCCGCCCTCCATGCAACATCGACATCTTCCTTATAGGCAAAAAAATCCGCATCAAAAAATTCGCCATGAATAGAAATGTCCTCGATCATTTTTCTCGAATACAATGCAGCTGCTCCCGATACACCAAAAACCTCAGTTGATTCCATCCATTGGTGAACAGGCTCTTCCGCTCCACGATCAAAGGCTCTCCAAATTTTATTCATCACCAATCCTGTGCTGTCTATCATCTCTGGGGGATCTTGCAGCATGAGCCTGCCTGTCGCGCTTCCGGTCTCGGGATAGCGTTCCATATAACTTACTAAACGTTCAACATATGTACTATCGAGAACAACATCGGGGTTAAGCACAAGTACATAATCTGTATTGGTGAGATGAATTCCTTGATTATGTGCAGGTGCAAATCCTGTATTGTGGACATTTTCTATAATTTGAACTCGTTCACTAAATTGTCTCGCCAGGTCACGCACTTTGGATACAGTATCATCTGATGAAGCATTATCGATGACCAAAACTTGTTCAATATAATAGCTCTGCTGCATAACTGCATTCAAGCATTCCAGAATATCCTCCGAACTATTGAAGCTGACGATCTGTACACTGATTGTTGGGATCATAGCTAATATTCCTTTTCTATTTACGAGTAATTAAAGAAAAAGAACACTATTTAAACCATAGTGTTCTTCATATCATTATTATAGTAAAACAAGTTCGGTTTCTCTAGTCACTCCAAACGATCAACTATTCATTGTCACTAGATTGCAATTCCTTTATGAAAGCGTGAAGCCCTTCCCGCCATGGTCGGATATCCTGAAACCCATTCGTACGAATGGATAGATGCTCCATCACTGAATTACGTGGTCTAGGTGCTGGTCTTGGAAAATCTTCCGTAGTACAAGGATTCACCTCAACATTATAAGACCCGCCTTGAGAATTAGCCTCTGCAAAGATTGCTTGAGCAAATTCATACCAGGTACATTCGCCGGAATTGGAGACATGGTAAATGCCATATTTTTCGGTACTTACTAATTCTAATAAAAAACGTGATAAATCAACTGTATATGTTGGAGAACCCTTCTGATCATGAACTACGCTGATCTCAGGTCTTTCAGAGCCTAAGCGTAACATCGTCTTAACAAAGTTGTTACCATGAAGTCCGTAAACCCATGAAGTCCTAACAATAAAGTACTTAGAGGACAAACTTTTAACTAACTCTTCTCCTGCCCTTTTGGACTTACCGTAGATGCTTTGTGGATTCGTATTGTCGTATTCATGGTATGGTGCTGTAGCTGTACCATCAAAAACATAATCTGTGCTGATATAGCAGAATTTAGCACCAATGTGTTCAGCAGCTACTACCATATTTCTAGTGCCTGCCGTATTTACTGCATACGCATTATCAATGTCGCTTTCAGCCTGATCCACTGCTGTATATGCAGCGCAATGGATAATTGCATCCGGTTTGGAATTCTGTACTTCCTCCAAGCTAGCTGCCTGATCTGTTATGTCTAGAGTATCTCGATCGTAAGGTATAACAGTGTGGCTAGCTTGCTCCAGAATTTTCACCAGATCCTGGCCAAGCTGCCCATTTGCTCCCGTTACCAGTATTCTCATTTGTGATCACCTAATCGTTCACCATATTGCTTCACGTAGTATTCCTGATACGCACCCGATTGAATACGAGTCCACCACTCTTTATTTCTCAGGTACCAAGCTATGGTCTCCTTAATACCAGTCTCAAAGGAATGCTTCGGCTTCCAGCCGAGCTCCGTCATCGTCTTCGTCGGGTCAATACCATAGCGACGGTCATGACCAGGCCGGTCCTTCACATAAGTAATCAACGATTTAGACTTACCGAGCTGCTCCAAAATTGTTGTAACGATATGCACATTCGTTCGTTCATTATTTCCACCGATATTGTAAACTTCACCATTGCGTCCCTTATGAAGCACAAGATCAATCGCACTACAGTGATCCTCAACATACAGCCAGTCACGAATGTTAAGGCCATCTCCGTATATTGGGAGCTGCTCATCTGCCAAGGCTTTTGAAATCATAAGTGGGATCAGCTTTTCCGGGAACTGGTACGGTCCATAGTTATTTGAGCATCGTGTAATATTTACAGACAATCCAAATGTCTCATGGTATGCACGAACCAGCAAATCGCCGCCTGCTTTACTGGCTGAATATGGGCTGTTGGGCTGAAGTGGAGTATCTTCCGTAAATAACCCTATTTCCCCCAGCGAGCCATACACTTCATCCGTAGATACTTGAACGAATTTTGTAACGTTATGCTTTTTGGCAGCATCAAGTAGAACCTGGGTACCCAGAACGTTAGTTCTAACAAAAACGTCCGGCTCCAGAATACTGCGGTCTACATGAGACTCCGCAGCGAAGTTTACTACAGCATCGACATCTTGACCGATGAGCTCATTCATCTTTTGGACATCAGTAATGTCCGCTTTGACAAAAGTATGATTGGGATTACTCTCAATCGATTTCAGGTTTTCTAAATTACCAGCATAAGTAAGAGCATCTACATTGATAATTTGATATCCAGGATGTTGCTTCAACATATATAATACGAAGTTGCTGCCGATGAATCCGGCACCGCCTGTGACGAGCAGTTTCATGAATGATGACCTCCTAGTTCTAGTCGAAATTCAATTCCGCTTCCGCAAGTGTCGGATGACGACGATCCTTGTCCGAGAGTAACGGCTCACTTACAGGCCAATCAATGGCAAGTGCAGGATCATTCCATAATATGCCACGATCATTCTCCGGGGAATAGTATTCGTCCACTTTATAGAGAACTTGGGTATTTGGTACTAGGGTACAGAAGCCATGAGCGAATCCTTTAGGAATCAACAACTGCCGTTTGTTAGATTCGCTAAGGATGACAGCTACCCATTGTCCGAATGTAGGTGAACTTTTCCGAACATCCAAGATCACATCATAAATAGCACCGGTAAGCACTCGGATTAGCTTCGTCTGTGCTTTAGGGTTTAATTGATAGTGTAATCCACGTAAAACTCCAGCCTCAGCAGATAGGGATTGATTATCTTGAATAAAGTTATATTTAATTCCTAGTTGCTGCATCACTGCTTTATTATAACTCTCCATAAAAAAACCCCGGTGATCCCCATGTACCACCGGTTCGAGTAATGCTGCATCTCGCAGCTTTAACGAGGTCAGTTTCATAACCAGACTTCTCCTTAACTATAGCTTGAGTCGGCCAAACTCTTCGCCAAGGTTCAAATCCTTGGCCAATTCATTGGCTCTGGCTAACGAAGCATGTGTACCTGCATCTGTCCACCAGCCTCGTAGCACGTCAAAAGTGAGTTCTCCTCGTTCAATATACGCATTAATTACGTCTGTGATTTCCAGTTCGCCACGAGCAGACGGTTTTAGACTGCGAATTATTTCAAAAACTTGATGGTCAAACATATAGATACCAGTTACTGCATAGCTCGACTTAGGTTTCCTTGGCTTCTCTTCAATGGAAATGATCCGATTTCCTTCAAGTTCAGGAACACCGAAACGAGACGGATCAGAGACCTTCTGTATAAGAATTTTAGCCCCAGAGGACTGATTCTGAAAGTGCTCCACATAAGGCGATATGTTATCAGCAAAAACGTTGTCTCCCAAGATAACCACCATCTGATCATTGCCTGCAAACTGTTCAGCTAATCCAAGAGCTTGGGCAATGCCTCCAGCTTCATCCTGAACCTTGTAAGTGAAAGAAACTCCGATCTCACTTCCACTACCTAATAAGCTTACAACATCACCCATATGCTCTTTACCAGTGACGATAAGGATATCAGTGAGGCCCGTTTGCTTTAGCTTATGCACAGCATGAAAGATCATTGGGTACTTGCCCACAGGAAGAAGGTGCTTATTGGTTACTTTCGTTAAAGGATATAGGCGTGTGCCGGTCCCACCGGCTAGGATGATGGCTTTCATAGAAAATGTCCTTCCAAGATTTATTTGATTTGAGAATCTGAAGTATTTAACTCAATCTCAGAAATTGTCATTGGCTTCTTCTTAACTTGTAGGTAGATGCGGCCCAGATACTCTC
The window above is part of the Paenibacillus lutimineralis genome. Proteins encoded here:
- the rfbC gene encoding dTDP-4-dehydrorhamnose 3,5-epimerase; the encoded protein is MKLTSLKLRDAALLEPVVHGDHRGFFMESYNKAVMQQLGIKYNFIQDNQSLSAEAGVLRGLHYQLNPKAQTKLIRVLTGAIYDVILDVRKSSPTFGQWVAVILSESNKRQLLIPKGFAHGFCTLVPNTQVLYKVDEYYSPENDRGILWNDPALAIDWPVSEPLLSDKDRRHPTLAEAELNFD
- a CDS encoding acyltransferase; this translates as MKKAKLEEIEILRGIAFLAVVFQHIIAGIFYQPGLSPLTLNVATTFLGLIRFAVPLFVFITGVVLFYNYDAKVNYKDFLFKRFKHVTVPYLVWTVFYYAWVGFLSGMEATSTQNQLLDIIQLAFTGKAAYHLWFMVMIIPFYLLFPFFKLLISKNRKWMINLVVVTTIFVINLFLVYALSKGMITNNNPNLGFIFNYLDRNFLFWVFYFILGGFVGLYYDHWKIFVRKTWVRVLSLLLLGICMYDICSKIVRINNGVTDNPYLFSANVTAPLKPLMMITILLLLLLVFVLAEKIAANRSYSANLLRSFGKYSFGAYLIHVFVLKIVNNLVISYLSVLGVFMQTVISLVLCSLLSLILCIAISRTKSSVGEVLVGR
- a CDS encoding sugar phosphate nucleotidyltransferase, giving the protein MKAIILAGGTGTRLYPLTKVTNKHLLPVGKYPMIFHAVHKLKQTGLTDILIVTGKEHMGDVVSLLGSGSEIGVSFTYKVQDEAGGIAQALGLAEQFAGNDQMVVILGDNVFADNISPYVEHFQNQSSGAKILIQKVSDPSRFGVPELEGNRIISIEEKPRKPKSSYAVTGIYMFDHQVFEIIRSLKPSARGELEITDVINAYIERGELTFDVLRGWWTDAGTHASLARANELAKDLNLGEEFGRLKL
- the rfbD gene encoding dTDP-4-dehydrorhamnose reductase: MRILVTGANGQLGQDLVKILEQASHTVIPYDRDTLDITDQAASLEEVQNSKPDAIIHCAAYTAVDQAESDIDNAYAVNTAGTRNMVVAAEHIGAKFCYISTDYVFDGTATAPYHEYDNTNPQSIYGKSKRAGEELVKSLSSKYFIVRTSWVYGLHGNNFVKTMLRLGSERPEISVVHDQKGSPTYTVDLSRFLLELVSTEKYGIYHVSNSGECTWYEFAQAIFAEANSQGGSYNVEVNPCTTEDFPRPAPRPRNSVMEHLSIRTNGFQDIRPWREGLHAFIKELQSSDNE
- a CDS encoding glycosyltransferase family 2 protein, with the protein product MDLSVLIVNFNTCRLTLDCLQSVYDSETGYSYEVIVVDNASADDSVEKIMEQYPQVRMIANEENTGFAKANNQAMEAAAGRYILLLNSDTIVQPDTLQTMMAFMDENPKVGASGCKVILPDGSLDKACRRGFPTPSASFYYAFGFSKLFPDRPRFNQYQLGYLDPNESYSIDCLVGAFMLVRRETLQQVGGLDETFFMYGEDVDWCYRIKQAGWDIWYHPVTYIVHYKGASSRRKPFKIIYEFHHSMWIFHRKHYVRQYSWFTNTAVFCGIAVKFTLSLAKNKLIPRGRGKDTSPGTGSRPSANDSKLEVRS
- a CDS encoding undecaprenyl-phosphate glucose phosphotransferase, producing the protein MIRKNQRFLAQLYSLVDFLCIQISFLLAWWLKFKSGWMDFDGALPVEIYAFWSLVYGAIAIVTGVLVSLYTPKRKKRFSDEVLKLIQVHMTSLFVLLSIMFFVKQVDISRDYLALYISFDLLLIMLYRYFLKQSLKHFRKKGFNKQFVLIIGAGSLGCKFYENLRQYPELGYEVIGFLDDHRTFTPEELKQYKPVLGAVDELEKILRKKMIDEVVLALPLYAHPKYAKIISICEKAGVRALIIPDFFDFLPARPYFDNFAGMPMINVRDIPLDLTGNRLVKRMFDIVFSSFAIIVTSPIMLLVAIGIKLTSKGPIIFKQERVGLNRRKFSMYKFRSMKDLPEGVTDTGWTTENDPRRTKFGAFLRKTSLDELPQFFNVLTGQMSVVGPRPERPYFVEQFREEVPKYMVKHHVRPGITGYAQANGLRGDTSIEDRIEHDIFYIENWSILLDIKIIFKTVLQGFVNKNAY
- the rfbB gene encoding dTDP-glucose 4,6-dehydratase, whose protein sequence is MKLLVTGGAGFIGSNFVLYMLKQHPGYQIINVDALTYAGNLENLKSIESNPNHTFVKADITDVQKMNELIGQDVDAVVNFAAESHVDRSILEPDVFVRTNVLGTQVLLDAAKKHNVTKFVQVSTDEVYGSLGEIGLFTEDTPLQPNSPYSASKAGGDLLVRAYHETFGLSVNITRCSNNYGPYQFPEKLIPLMISKALADEQLPIYGDGLNIRDWLYVEDHCSAIDLVLHKGRNGEVYNIGGNNERTNVHIVTTILEQLGKSKSLITYVKDRPGHDRRYGIDPTKTMTELGWKPKHSFETGIKETIAWYLRNKEWWTRIQSGAYQEYYVKQYGERLGDHK
- a CDS encoding glycosyltransferase family 2 protein, translating into MIPTISVQIVSFNSSEDILECLNAVMQQSYYIEQVLVIDNASSDDTVSKVRDLARQFSERVQIIENVHNTGFAPAHNQGIHLTNTDYVLVLNPDVVLDSTYVERLVSYMERYPETGSATGRLMLQDPPEMIDSTGLVMNKIWRAFDRGAEEPVHQWMESTEVFGVSGAAALYSRKMIEDISIHGEFFDADFFAYKEDVDVAWRAGQLGWKAYYCAEAVGVHKRGWKKGGRGSKSLFIRRHSFINRYKMMYKNLSGYRWLRNLPQLLAYEVAVHGYMLLREPKVLGAWIGFWRQLPGLREKRREFRRKLFDKKGY
- a CDS encoding phosphatidylinositol-specific phospholipase C/glycerophosphodiester phosphodiesterase family protein — its product is MKRKWLYFILLIVILLAIFIGLIFFLNKSNDSSQYNDGFRAHRMIAHAMGGISGQPYTNSYEAFIANYEKGIRVFEADFLLSADNDLIARHEWGESFTKLMGQEDGLKPERYGAIFSTKEFKDAKIMGRYEPLSWDDVLDLMVDYSDMYLVTDTKQIKPEEIDQIFSKIVDGAKQRDPEILTRIVPQIYNHPMWDQIEAIYPFESVIFTLYQTHESDDEVLQFAKEKGLAAITMSEARANKNLVSKLNKLGIPSYVHTINDVEKMQKFKNMGVYGFYTDFLAEADGDLSWWRNYLGL